A single genomic interval of Cytophagia bacterium CHB2 harbors:
- a CDS encoding PIN domain-containing protein, with product MILTDTGPLVALLDKDDSHHAACVEASKHLPAAPLVTTWPCFTEAMYLLGEVGGYRYEAEFWKLLRDQKLFLLDLTQAEIVRANDLMEKYQNVPMVLADASLMAIAEHREYQQLFTIDSDFRVYRLPDGTALEIVPFS from the coding sequence GTGATACTCACGGATACCGGCCCTTTGGTGGCATTGCTTGATAAAGACGATTCTCACCATGCGGCTTGCGTCGAGGCATCGAAACATCTTCCGGCTGCGCCCTTGGTGACCACCTGGCCTTGTTTCACTGAAGCGATGTACCTGCTTGGAGAAGTAGGGGGCTACCGCTACGAGGCTGAATTTTGGAAACTGCTGCGCGACCAAAAACTTTTCTTGCTCGATTTGACTCAAGCCGAGATTGTCCGTGCCAATGATCTTATGGAGAAATACCAAAATGTGCCAATGGTTCTGGCGGACGCTTCGTTAATGGCGATTGCTGAGCATCGCGAATACCAGCAGCTCTTTACGATTGACAGTGATTTTCGAGTTTATCGTTTGCCAGATGGAACGGCCTTGGAGATCGTGCCGTTCTCGTGA
- a CDS encoding DUF1624 domain-containing protein, whose protein sequence is MQAIFSKRVGAGFSPSPHRRTRKPRTWRFTPLYDLMTTTTSLHQTKDVVPSFRIASIDLIRGAVMILMAIDHVRVYSGLPAGGPEPGIFFTRWITHFCAPAFLFLAGTSAFFYGRKHADLPRFLIIRGFWLILLELTFLRVAWTFNFEFAQYEMAGVIWAIGWCMILLAGLVKLPLVAVGTIGLVIIAGHNLLDPHLKELIPALADSSLAALWKILYLGFFAGPIQFGDGGPNLIVLYSLVPWIGVMAVGYAFGKILTLAPAQRNRLCLTIGLGATALFLVLRGFNLYGDPRPWGSAAQGPNGAGTMPALFAFLNTTKYPASLNFLLMTLGPTIALIPILEKVRGSLARAISVFGRVPFFFYMLHIPLIHLLALVVSKIRLGDVSSWLFANHPMGNPPPPEGYTWSLAHLYLVWAIAIVMLYFACRWFADFKATRKEWWLRYV, encoded by the coding sequence ATGCAAGCTATCTTTTCTAAGCGAGTCGGGGCGGGCTTCTCTCCCTCCCCTCATCGCCGGACTCGCAAGCCACGCACCTGGCGGTTCACCCCATTATACGACTTGATGACCACGACAACTTCATTACACCAGACGAAAGACGTTGTGCCATCTTTCCGCATTGCGTCAATTGATCTCATTCGTGGCGCCGTCATGATTCTGATGGCTATCGATCACGTACGGGTCTACTCGGGCCTTCCCGCCGGTGGTCCGGAGCCAGGCATTTTCTTTACCCGCTGGATCACACACTTCTGCGCGCCGGCATTTCTTTTCCTGGCCGGCACAAGCGCCTTTTTCTATGGTCGCAAACACGCCGACCTGCCTCGGTTTCTCATCATCCGTGGCTTCTGGCTCATCTTGCTTGAGTTGACGTTTCTTCGGGTGGCGTGGACATTTAATTTCGAGTTTGCACAATACGAAATGGCCGGCGTCATCTGGGCAATTGGCTGGTGCATGATCCTGTTGGCCGGCCTGGTAAAGCTGCCGCTGGTCGCGGTCGGAACCATCGGTCTCGTCATCATTGCGGGACATAACCTGCTAGATCCTCATCTGAAAGAACTGATCCCGGCTCTCGCAGACAGTAGCCTCGCTGCACTTTGGAAAATTCTCTACCTGGGATTTTTTGCAGGCCCGATTCAGTTCGGTGATGGTGGGCCGAATTTAATTGTGCTTTACTCCCTCGTGCCTTGGATTGGTGTTATGGCAGTGGGCTATGCGTTTGGCAAGATTTTGACTTTGGCGCCGGCGCAGAGAAACCGCCTTTGCCTGACGATCGGCCTCGGCGCCACGGCGCTTTTTCTCGTGCTGCGCGGCTTCAATCTCTATGGTGATCCGCGTCCATGGGGTTCCGCAGCACAAGGACCAAACGGCGCCGGAACGATGCCCGCGCTGTTTGCATTTCTCAACACCACAAAGTATCCCGCCTCACTCAACTTTCTGCTGATGACGCTGGGTCCGACCATCGCGCTGATTCCGATACTGGAAAAAGTTCGCGGTTCTCTTGCCCGCGCGATTAGCGTCTTTGGCCGTGTTCCGTTCTTCTTCTACATGCTTCACATTCCGCTGATTCACCTATTGGCGCTGGTGGTGTCGAAGATCCGGCTGGGCGACGTCAGCTCCTGGCTCTTCGCCAACCATCCCATGGGCAATCCACCGCCGCCGGAGGGATACACCTGGAGTCTCGCACATCTGTACTTGGTTTGGGCGATAGCGATCGTGATGCTTTATTTCGCCTGCCGTTGGTTCGCAGACTTTAAAGCTACCAGAAAGGAATGGTGGTTGCGTTACGTGTGA